DNA from Flavobacterium aestivum:
CGATTTGTAACATAGTTTGATTTTTATAACTAAATAATGGAAGCAAATTTAAGGAAATGTTTGATAACAACTAGACAAAGTTTGTTTTGTATACTTTTTTTTGATTTTGTAGTATATATATCACTAATTCTAAAACCCCAAAATTATTTTCAAAAAGCAAAGAAATGATATTCATGCAATTAAAAACTTTTAAAACTTAACAAACAATTATTTAAAAAAACGTACGTTTGTATAGTAATATAAATAAAAAAGAAATGAAAAAACTTATTTTACTAGTCGCTTTAGGCTTTATATCGACTGGTGTATTTGCTCAAAGTCCGCTTGAAAAAGGTGGAGTACAATTAAACGCAGGTGTAGGAGTTACAGACTGGGGTATTGTTCCTGTCTATTTTGGTCTTGATTACGGAATCGCTAAAGATGTTACACTTGGAGGTCAAATCGCTCTTCTAACAAATGATGATCCGTACTATTATAACAACTCTAATTACAATAATAACACTGCGATAGGAATTGGTATTAATGGAAATTATCATTTCAATAGGATAATGCACATTCCAAGTAAATTTGACTTCTATGCAGGTTCCAATCTTACAGCTTATATTTGGAATTATGACAACCATGACTATCACCCAGACTACGATACTGTAGGTTTTGGACTTCAGGTAGGTGGTCGCTATTTCTTTACCAATAAATTTGGTATTAACCTAGAGTTAGGCGCAGGTACAGCAACAAATGGTGCAAAATTTGGAGTTACCTTCAAACTTTAGCATTATTAAATATAAATTTCAAAAGCCATCTGAAAAATCAGGTGGCTTTTTTTTATTCAATACCATTGTAAATTTCATTAAGTTCTCTCTTTCTTTCAAATAGTTAAAATATTATTTCACTCTTTTAAAAGAGACTGTATAAGATATATTGGTTAAAGCATCAAAGTATACTCCTAAAAGTAAATCTTTCTCTGCTATATAATTTAAAGAAAAACTAGAGCCTGGATAATTATCTTCTCTTAAAAGAATATAGATTCTTAATACATCCGAAGAATTAGTCCAAACTGCTTTTTCAATATTGATCGATTTAGGATTACAAAATGTAGCTTTTAATAATCCGTTATCTCTAACTTCTGAAATATTTATTTCGCCTACTCCTTCCGTTCTGCCCCAAAGACCTTTAATTAGATTTTTGTCCGCTTTTCTCGATTGTTTTATAAGAATCGAGTGCTCAGAAACATCTTTAGTTATAGCGATTCTGTTTTTTGCATTAAGCTGATAAGACTGAATAGAAAATCCTAAAAACAAGACTACAAACAACCTTGACAACCTTAATAGAAGAGTATTTTTTTTCATATGGATATACTATTTTTTATTTTAATATCGTATCGCAATTTTTCGATCATATCAGTGTTTATACAATCATAGCGATTTAGTGACTGCTAGTTTTACTGTATCATCTTTTATAAAGACAACCAACTCCGAAGTAAACCGAACTTCTTAGCCTTTGAAATGAGAAAAATTCCCATAAAAACCTTTATTAACTTGTATATAAAGATATTTATTTTTTTGTCCAAATTAGCCCAAAACAAAGTTAATATATTGATTCACAATAAAATACAAATGAATAAAAATCAAACATAACCAATAAACTAAACTTTAGGGAATCTAATAATCTTGGAACCGCATCAATTTTATTAAAAACATTCAAATTCACAGTTATTCAACGATTTATGAAAAATCATTCCTTATATTTGATATGATATCTTAAAAATATACAATGAAAAAAACACATCTGCTTGTATTTTTATTTTTGACGATTGCTGGTTATGCTCAAAATAGCAATTTACAATTGCACAATATTGCTGCCTCCGAGATGAAAATTGCAGCCAAAAAAAAGAATTTGGTTACTAATCCAAATACCCAGAACTATGATATCACTTATCATAAACTGCAGTTTACGGTAAATCCAGCAAATTATTTTATTTCTGGAATTGTGACCACCACTTTTACAGCATTATCTAATCTTTCTACTGTCACTTTTGATTTAACCAATCAATTAACCGTGAATTATGTCACTCAAAATGGATTGGCATTGCCATTTACACAAAACGCCAATAACGAATTGGTCATTACGTTACCAACCGTTCTGAATTCCGGAGCATCTACAACCGTTGTAATCTCTTATTCTGGTCCTCCCGCAAATGGAGATGATGCTTTTACCACATCTATACATGACGGTTCACCCATTTTATACACCTTGTCTGAACCTTATGGAGCAAAGGATTGGTGGCCTTGCAAACAAGATTTGAATGACAAAGTAGACGCCATTGATATTTATATTACAGCTCCAGCCCAATATGTAAGTGTCGCAAATGGTATTGAACCCGCAGCACCTGTCATTAATGGAGCCAGTAAAACTACCCATTTTCATCATGGCTATCCCATTCCCGCCTATTTGATTGCCATAGCGGTAACCAATTATAGTGTGTACAACCAAACCGGAGGTACTGCTCCTAACCAATACCCAATTATCAATTACATTTATCCAGAAACTTTAGCATCTGTACAAACTCAACTGGATCAAACACCACTGATTCTAAATTTATATGAAAGCCTTTTTGAAATTTATCCTTTTCATACCGAAAAGTATGGTCATGCCCAATTTGGCTGGAGTGGTGGCATGGAACACACGACTGTATCTTTCATGAATAATTTTGATCGAGGTCTAATTGCTCACGAAATGGCGCACCAATGGTTTGGCGACAAAATTACTTGTGGCAGCTGGAAAGACATTTGGCTTAACGAAGGTTTTGCTACTTATGTTTCCGCTTTGGTAATAGAGAATTTTAATGGTCAAAATGCTTTTGTAAACGAAAAAACAAGAATGATCAATAACATCACCTCTCAACCTAATGGAGCAATATATCTGACTGATGCTGAACTGGCCGATATAAACAGAATTTTTGACGCTCGACTAACCTATCATAAAGGCGCCATGGTCTTGAATATGCTCCGTTTCAAAATGGGAGATGCTTTATTTTTTCAGGGTGTCAAAAATTATTTAAAAGATGCTAACCTAGCCTATAAATATGCCAAAACTCCCGACTTACAAGCGCATTTGGAGGCCGTTTATGGCAGTAGTCTAACTGAGTTTTTTAATGATTGGGTGTACAACCAAGGCTACCCTACTTATACCATTTCGGCTCAGAACATAGAAGGTGGGAAAGTTAAATTTATTATCAATCAAACGCAATCAGATCCGTCGGTTTCCTTTTTTGAGATGCCGGTACCGATCCGCGTTTTTGGTGCAGGCGGACAACAATTGGATTTGGTTTTAAACAATACGGTTAATGGAGAAAATTTTACCGAAAATGTTCCTTTTACCATTACAAATCTGGCTTTCGATCCTAATAAAAATATTATTTCGAAAAATAGCACAGTTGCTTTGGGACAAAAAAGCTTTGATTTGAATGCGATCCGATTATCTCAAGATTCTGTAACCAATACACTTTCCCTTGAAATACCAAACGGAATCGTAATCCAAAAAGCAGTATTTCACAATATGGCTGGTCAGAAAATAAAAGAAACGAGTTCTGTATCTACTTGGGATATCACCTCTTTGCCAGCTGGAGTTTACTTTATTAATATTGTCACCAATTCTGGCAAGAAAAAATTTAAGTTTGTTAAGAACTAACTAATTTCACGAAGAGACAAAAAAGACACAGAGATTCACAAAAATTTTATGCTTTGCCTCTTCGGGAAATAACCTTAATTATTCTCTTTTAATCTCGTGACCCACAAATTCTTCTAAAGTAGTAAACATATCGTCTACAGAAAGTACTTCGAAGTCAGGATGTGATTTCAGAAAATTAGCGTTTAAAGTAATTAGGTTTTCTTCGATTTCAAAGAAAGTGTCATTATTCAGCAAATCTCTTATGGGATTTACACCTTCTAACTTCCCTTTCAAGAATTTATTGAGCTTTACACTGCTCATTAATTTTACTTTTTTGCTTTGTTGTTGAAATAATTCCAAATGTTTTTCGGCACCAATTAATGCCAAACCTTCTTCTATCAATTCATTCAACTCTTTATCCCAACCGGATTGATGTACAAATTGCGCAAAATTTCCAGTAACATATTGAGAGTAATAATAATCTAAGTAATAACTCATCAAGGCATCTTCATGAATCAAATCGTCGTTCACACCTTCCTCACGCATTAAATTGATTACCGAAATATTAGAATGAATCACATCTTGAAGATTCTCACTATTCATTGCCGTTTCTGAAACTATTATTCTACCGAATTCCATAAGTTTTATATTTAAATTCTTTGATGCAAATTTCAACTAAATTAAAGCACAAAAGAAACACAAAAGTGATTTATCTGACATCAAATCCGTCATTATTCTTTTTCTCGTTCATTTTTGCAACTAAAGCTTTCAAACGCAATGCTTGTGCTTTTTTCTCTTCTTGAAGTTTAGCTTTTTTTCGATTTAGCAATTTGGTATGTAAAGCCTTATTTTTAGTGTTTTTTTCAGGTCCTTTTGCCATAATTTATACTCTTCTTTTATTGCGCTGCAAATATAAAAAATAGCAAGAATAGATTATTGGCACTTTTAGAATTAGAACCAATTTCTACCGAATTCCATAAGTTTTATATTTAAATTGAATCCCAAAAGGATAAAAGCAATAAATTTTAAGAGTTGAACAAAAACAAATACTGTAAGAAAATAATATTTACATTATGTACCTTTGGTCCACTTACAAGTACTAACTTTATTCTGCTCAACAAATCATTAAAAAATACGCTAAATGGAAAAAAGAATAACATTAGAATATTACGTTTTAGATGTATTCTCGAATACAAGCTACAAAGGAAACCCATTATCAGTCGTTTTTACAAATGGTATTTTAGGGTTAGATGAATATCAAAATATTGCAAAAGAATTTGGCTATTCTGAGACTTCTTTTGTTTATTACTCCAAAGCCCAAAAAACATTAATGGTACGTTCATTTACACCAACTGGTATTGAAATAGAGGGTGCGGGACATAATTTGTTAGGAGCAGTTTGTGGAGCTTTATTAAAAAAAATGCCAATATTTGATGAACAAGATGAGAACAATCGTTTTGTGATAATGAAACATTCTCCCATAAAATTAACGGTAAGCTTTGACCCTGCCACTCAATATCCTATAGTTCAGATGCATCAAAAAGCAGCTTCCATAGGAGTAGAAATACCAACTTATAAAATTGCAGTAGCACTTGGTTTAAAAATTGAGGATTTAGACAGTAATGATTTTGTCCCTACGATTGTAAAAACAGAAGTTGCTCACACTATGGTTCCCATTAAAAACAGCCAAATACTTAATGATTGTGTTCCTGACAACAAACTTTTGATTGAAATTTCAAAAGAATATCAATTTGAAGGATTTTATTGTTTTACTATTTCCAACCAAAATGAAGGAAATATAGCCGAAGCACGATTTTTCAACCCAATAATTGGTATAAATGAAGACCCCGCTACAGGAACGGCTGCAGGACCTTTAATTGGTTTCTTGACGAAAAAGAAATATACACAACCAAATAAGGAATATAAAATTCTACAAGGTGTAAAATTAAACCAGCCTTCGCTGATTGAAGTTATGAATAGAGAAAATGACATCTTGGTTGGCGGCTCATCTATTATTACAATGCGTGGCGAACTTTATCTTTAAAACAAATTTAATAACATAAATATGAAGCCATTATAGAAATGACATAATGGAATGAATATTCAAGCCCATATAAAAAACAGAAAACTTTTTGTGCCAGTCTTTCGTACAAAAGATTACTTCATCTGGTTTTAATTGACAACGGAGTTCCATGAATATATTTGTAACAAATAGCGAGATTAGCTCCTAATAAAACTACAAAACTCTCAATTCTATTGCTTATTTTTGCACTCAATAAAGTTGAATTATAAAATAAGCCTAACGAAAATTTGGTTGTCAAATCCAGTTTTATTAGGCGAATTATATATAATCAATAAAAAAATTAATATCTACATATGATACAGAATCCAAAAAGATATACCATTACAGCGGCATTGCCATATACGAATGGACCTATACATATTGGGCATTTGGCGGGGGTTTACGTGCCTTCAGACATTTATTCTCGTTATTTGCGTTTGCAGGGAAAAGACGTTTTATTTGTTTGCGGAAGCGATGAACATGGCGTTGCAATTTCGATGAAAGCCAAAAAAGAAGGCATTACGCCACAAGAAGTAATTGACAAATATGATGGAATCATCAGTAAATCATTCTCTGATTTTGGTATTTCATTTGACAATTACTCAAGAACTTCGGCAAAAATTCATCATGACACCGCTTCGGAATTTTTTAGAAAACTGTACGACAAAGGTGATTTTATTGAAGAAATAACAGAGCAATTATATGATGCCAAAGCCAATCAATTTTTGGCAGACCGTTTTGTAATCGGAACTTGTCCAAAATGTGGTAATGAAGAAGCTTATGGAGACCAATGCGAAAAATGTGGTTCTACGCTAAATGCAACCGATTTAATTAACCCAAAATCGACCATTACGGGAGAAACTCCTGTTCTGAAATCAACTAAACACTGGTTTTTACCTTTGGATCGTTATTCGGAATTCCTGAATGAATGGATTCTTGTTGGTCACAAAAACGACTGGAAACCGAATGTTTACGGACAAGTAAAATCTTGGATCGATGGCGGACTAGAGCCACGTGCAGTAACCCGTGATCTTGATTGGGGAATTGATGTTCCGGTAGAAGGAGCCGAAGGAAAAAAATTATATGTGTGGTTTGATGCACCAATTGGTTACATCTCGTCTACCAAAGAGTGGGCACAACGCGAAGGAAAAGAGTGGGAACCATACTGGAAAGATCAAGATACAAAGTTGGTACACTTCATTGGGAAAGACAATATCGTTTTTCACTGTGTGATTTTCCCAGCTATGCTAAAAGCCGAAGGAAGTTACATTTTACCAGATAATGTTCCTGCAAATGAGTTCTTGAATTTAGAAGGAAACAAATTATCTACTTCTAAAAACTGGGCGGTTTGGTTGCACGAATACTTGGAAGAATTCCCGAACCAACAAGATGTTTTACGTTATGCCTTAACATCAAACGCACCCGAAACCAAAGACAATGATTTTACCTGGAAAGATTTTCAGGCAAGAAACAACAATGAATTGGTTGCGATTTATGGAAACTTCATTAATCGTGTAGTGGTGTTGACCAATAAATACTACAATGGAATTGTACCTCAACCAAATGAATTATCTGAAGTTGATGAACAAACCTTGACAGAATTAAAAGCGTATCCAGCCGTAATCTCTAGTTCATTAGAAAGATACCGATTCAGAGAAGCTTTGGGCGAGATGATGAATGTAGCCAGACTTGGAAACAAATATTTGGCAGACGAAGAGCCTTGGAAAATGGTTAAAACTGATCCAGACCGTGTACAAACTCAAATGTATGTTGCCTTGCAAATTGCTGCTGCTTTAAGTTCGCTTTGTGAGCCTTTCTTACCATTTACAGCTGCAAAATTATCTCGAATCTTAAAGATAGAAACACCAATTAATTGGAAAACTATAACCGATAATTCTGATTTGCTTCCTGCTGGTCACCAAATCGGAGAAGCAGAATTACTTTTCGCTAAAATTGAAGACGAGGAAATTCAAAAACAAATAGACAAGCTAGAAGCTACTAAATCTGCCAACAAAGCCGAAAATAAAGTAGCTGAACCGCAGAAAGACTTAATCCAGTTTGAAGATTTTGCTAAAATGGATATCCGTGTAGGAACTATTCTGGAAGCCGAAAAAATGCCAAAAGCCAACAAACTTTTGATTTTGAAAGTAGATACCGGAATTGATGTTCGTACCATAGTTTCCGGAATTGCTGAGAGTTTTAAACCCGAAGACATTATTGGAAAACGAGTAACAGTTCTTATAAATCTAGCGCCAAGAAGCCTTCGTGGTGTAGAAAGTCAAGGAATGATCTTGATGACTACCAATGCCGAAGGAAAATTGGTTTTCGTAAATCCTGATGCAGATGGCGTTGGGAATGGAGAAACAATAAATTAATTTAAATTGGGATAAAAATGTTTAAGAAATTATCTATAATAACATTTTTATCCTGGTTTTTTGCTTTAGCAATCTGGCAAACAATTTTCAATTCGCACCCTGTATTGTCTGAGATCTTATGGGAGATTCATACCATTTTTTCAAGTGTAATCTTGTTTTTCATTTTATTGAATCTATTTGGAAATGAACATATATTAGACTTAATAAAATTTACTTTTAGAATTGTTTTTAAAGTCTGGATTATAATATTCATAGCATTCTCAATGCACAAATCCTTCGATCAAAAAGCTTTTATATTAACCGCTACATTTGTTTTCGGATATTTAGAAGGGCTAATTGATATTAATTCCTGGCTAAAAAACACTTCATTAAAGATCCCATTATTAAACAACACAAAATACAATAAAATGATGGTCAGCATTATTTTTATTTCAATGATTCATATATTTTGTGCTTTTATTGCCTTAGTTTTTTTTAATATTGAATAAAGAATACCCTATGAATCTAAAAGTAATTGCCTTCGATGCTGATGATACCTTATGGATCAACGAAACCTATTTTGATGAAACCGAAAAAAAATTCTGTGGTTTGATGGAAGATTATCTTTCCCATCAAGGAATTTCACAAGAGCTTTTCAAAGTAGAAATAGACAATCTCAAATTGTATGGTTATGGTATCAAGGGCTATATCCTTTCAATGATAGAAGCGGCGATGACAATCTCAAACAATACGATTCCTGTTGAAATTATTGAGAAAATCATTCAATACGGGAAAGAATTACTCGAAAAACCAATCGTATTATTAGATGGAGTCGAAGAAACATTGGAATCATTATATGGAAAATATAAATTGGTGGTTGCCACCAAAGGAGATTTACTGGACCAACGCAGAAAATTACACAATTCAGGTTTAGGGCACTATTTTCACCATATCGAAGTAATGTCAGACAAACAAGAAGTTGATTATTCAGATTTGATCAAACGTTTAGAGATACAACCTGAGGAGTTTTTTATGATTGGCAATTCCTTAAAATCGGATGTACTACCCGTTTTGGCCATTGGCGGACATGCCGTTCACATCCCTTTTCACACCACATGGGCACATGAAAAGATAGACCATAAAGTTGAGCACAAAAATTTCAGGGCATTTGAAAAAATAACTGAAATTTTAACGCTATTGTAACTATAAAAACCCATTTTAAAAACAAACTGACCTAGCTAAAATGCTTTTTATTTAGTATTTTAGCTAGGTTTTTATTCTTAGCGCTCTTCACCAAAAAAGTTTCCGTTACAGTAGCATTTTGACGACAAAAAATACTAATACTATGAAAAAGCTTTTAGACTTAGACAATTGGAATCGAAAAGAACATTTCCTTTTCTTCAAACAAATGCAAGAACCT
Protein-coding regions in this window:
- a CDS encoding M1 family aminopeptidase → MKKTHLLVFLFLTIAGYAQNSNLQLHNIAASEMKIAAKKKNLVTNPNTQNYDITYHKLQFTVNPANYFISGIVTTTFTALSNLSTVTFDLTNQLTVNYVTQNGLALPFTQNANNELVITLPTVLNSGASTTVVISYSGPPANGDDAFTTSIHDGSPILYTLSEPYGAKDWWPCKQDLNDKVDAIDIYITAPAQYVSVANGIEPAAPVINGASKTTHFHHGYPIPAYLIAIAVTNYSVYNQTGGTAPNQYPIINYIYPETLASVQTQLDQTPLILNLYESLFEIYPFHTEKYGHAQFGWSGGMEHTTVSFMNNFDRGLIAHEMAHQWFGDKITCGSWKDIWLNEGFATYVSALVIENFNGQNAFVNEKTRMINNITSQPNGAIYLTDAELADINRIFDARLTYHKGAMVLNMLRFKMGDALFFQGVKNYLKDANLAYKYAKTPDLQAHLEAVYGSSLTEFFNDWVYNQGYPTYTISAQNIEGGKVKFIINQTQSDPSVSFFEMPVPIRVFGAGGQQLDLVLNNTVNGENFTENVPFTITNLAFDPNKNIISKNSTVALGQKSFDLNAIRLSQDSVTNTLSLEIPNGIVIQKAVFHNMAGQKIKETSSVSTWDITSLPAGVYFINIVTNSGKKKFKFVKN
- a CDS encoding DMP19 family protein, with translation MEFGRIIVSETAMNSENLQDVIHSNISVINLMREEGVNDDLIHEDALMSYYLDYYYSQYVTGNFAQFVHQSGWDKELNELIEEGLALIGAEKHLELFQQQSKKVKLMSSVKLNKFLKGKLEGVNPIRDLLNNDTFFEIEENLITLNANFLKSHPDFEVLSVDDMFTTLEEFVGHEIKRE
- a CDS encoding PhzF family phenazine biosynthesis protein, with the translated sequence MEKRITLEYYVLDVFSNTSYKGNPLSVVFTNGILGLDEYQNIAKEFGYSETSFVYYSKAQKTLMVRSFTPTGIEIEGAGHNLLGAVCGALLKKMPIFDEQDENNRFVIMKHSPIKLTVSFDPATQYPIVQMHQKAASIGVEIPTYKIAVALGLKIEDLDSNDFVPTIVKTEVAHTMVPIKNSQILNDCVPDNKLLIEISKEYQFEGFYCFTISNQNEGNIAEARFFNPIIGINEDPATGTAAGPLIGFLTKKKYTQPNKEYKILQGVKLNQPSLIEVMNRENDILVGGSSIITMRGELYL
- the metG gene encoding methionine--tRNA ligase, whose amino-acid sequence is MIQNPKRYTITAALPYTNGPIHIGHLAGVYVPSDIYSRYLRLQGKDVLFVCGSDEHGVAISMKAKKEGITPQEVIDKYDGIISKSFSDFGISFDNYSRTSAKIHHDTASEFFRKLYDKGDFIEEITEQLYDAKANQFLADRFVIGTCPKCGNEEAYGDQCEKCGSTLNATDLINPKSTITGETPVLKSTKHWFLPLDRYSEFLNEWILVGHKNDWKPNVYGQVKSWIDGGLEPRAVTRDLDWGIDVPVEGAEGKKLYVWFDAPIGYISSTKEWAQREGKEWEPYWKDQDTKLVHFIGKDNIVFHCVIFPAMLKAEGSYILPDNVPANEFLNLEGNKLSTSKNWAVWLHEYLEEFPNQQDVLRYALTSNAPETKDNDFTWKDFQARNNNELVAIYGNFINRVVVLTNKYYNGIVPQPNELSEVDEQTLTELKAYPAVISSSLERYRFREALGEMMNVARLGNKYLADEEPWKMVKTDPDRVQTQMYVALQIAAALSSLCEPFLPFTAAKLSRILKIETPINWKTITDNSDLLPAGHQIGEAELLFAKIEDEEIQKQIDKLEATKSANKAENKVAEPQKDLIQFEDFAKMDIRVGTILEAEKMPKANKLLILKVDTGIDVRTIVSGIAESFKPEDIIGKRVTVLINLAPRSLRGVESQGMILMTTNAEGKLVFVNPDADGVGNGETIN
- a CDS encoding HAD family hydrolase — translated: MNLKVIAFDADDTLWINETYFDETEKKFCGLMEDYLSHQGISQELFKVEIDNLKLYGYGIKGYILSMIEAAMTISNNTIPVEIIEKIIQYGKELLEKPIVLLDGVEETLESLYGKYKLVVATKGDLLDQRRKLHNSGLGHYFHHIEVMSDKQEVDYSDLIKRLEIQPEEFFMIGNSLKSDVLPVLAIGGHAVHIPFHTTWAHEKIDHKVEHKNFRAFEKITEILTLL